One genomic segment of Bacteroides caccae includes these proteins:
- the recO gene encoding DNA repair protein RecO has protein sequence MLQKTKGIVLHTLKYNDTSIIVDMYTELSGRASFLVAVPRSRKAAVKSVLFQPLSFIEFEADYRPNATLYRIKEAKSFYPFSSIPYDPYKSSMALFLSEFLYRAVREEAENRPLFAYLQHSIIWLDECGGGFANFHLVFLMRLSRFLGLYPNLEDYHTGDYFDLLNACFTSIRPQLHSSYINPEEAGRLRQLMRMNYETMHLFGMSRAERARCLTIMNDYYRLHLPDFPALKSLEVLKELFD, from the coding sequence ATGCTGCAAAAGACAAAAGGAATAGTTCTTCATACGCTCAAATATAATGATACTTCTATCATTGTAGATATGTATACGGAGTTGTCCGGAAGGGCTTCGTTTCTTGTCGCAGTACCTCGTTCGCGAAAGGCGGCAGTGAAGTCTGTTCTGTTCCAACCGTTGTCTTTCATTGAGTTCGAGGCCGATTATCGTCCGAATGCGACACTTTATCGCATCAAGGAGGCGAAATCTTTTTATCCCTTTTCTTCTATTCCCTATGACCCGTATAAATCTTCAATGGCACTTTTCTTGTCAGAGTTCCTCTATCGGGCAGTTCGGGAGGAGGCAGAGAATCGTCCTTTGTTCGCTTATTTGCAACATTCAATTATTTGGCTGGATGAGTGTGGGGGAGGTTTTGCCAATTTTCATCTGGTGTTTTTGATGAGACTTTCCCGCTTTTTGGGGCTTTACCCTAATTTGGAAGACTACCATACAGGCGATTATTTTGATTTGCTGAATGCCTGTTTCACTTCCATTCGTCCCCAACTGCATTCTTCCTATATTAATCCTGAGGAGGCAGGGCGACTCCGCCAGTTGATGCGCATGAATTATGAAACAATGCATCTTTTCGGCATGAGTCGTGCGGAACGTGCTCGTTGCCTGACCATTATGAATGACTATTATCGCTTGCATCTGCCGGATTTCCCGGCTTTGAAATCACTGGAAGTATTGAAAGAATTGTTTGATTAG
- a CDS encoding acyloxyacyl hydrolase produces MTKDMNTGRLLYIICLLTISVVGGNLKAQTIVKHQIGFDIRPGYVAPTNSFLEGDNARQKTIDQSLSLHLKYAFRFNKDSRLGRLYPHAYQGIGVSYNTFHSPAELGNPVVVYAFQGAPIVQLSPLLSFDYEWNFGASFGWKKYDGLYNPQNEVIGSKINAYINLGFILNWQLHPQWKLAAGVDFTHFSNGNTHYPNGGLNVIGGRVGIVRTFGDADETLGTVSPKRVFIKPHVSYDLVIYGATRKRGFVKDNIPSLVPGSFGIAGLNFAPMYNFNNYFRAGLSVDAQYDESANIKDYKLEGSYSGDLKFHRPPFREQFAVGLSLRAELVMPIFSINAGLGRNLVCHGDDTQGFYQILALKTYVTRHLFLHVGYQLSKFKDPNNLMLGLGYRFHDKR; encoded by the coding sequence ATGACTAAAGATATGAATACCGGACGGTTACTATACATTATTTGTCTGTTGACGATTTCTGTAGTTGGCGGGAATCTGAAGGCTCAGACAATTGTGAAGCATCAGATTGGTTTTGATATTCGTCCGGGGTATGTAGCTCCGACAAACAGCTTTCTGGAAGGAGATAATGCACGGCAGAAGACCATTGACCAGTCACTTTCCCTACATCTGAAGTATGCTTTCCGGTTCAATAAAGATTCCCGATTAGGCCGGCTGTACCCCCATGCCTATCAGGGGATAGGTGTATCTTATAATACCTTCCACTCTCCCGCTGAACTTGGAAATCCGGTGGTGGTATATGCTTTTCAGGGGGCACCTATTGTACAACTTTCGCCTCTCTTGTCATTTGATTACGAGTGGAATTTCGGTGCTTCTTTCGGTTGGAAGAAATATGACGGGCTATATAATCCGCAGAATGAGGTTATCGGTTCTAAAATCAATGCATACATCAATCTGGGGTTTATCTTGAACTGGCAGCTTCATCCGCAATGGAAATTGGCCGCAGGTGTGGACTTCACACATTTTTCTAACGGAAACACGCATTATCCTAATGGTGGACTCAATGTGATCGGTGGGAGAGTCGGCATTGTACGCACCTTTGGAGATGCGGATGAGACACTCGGAACAGTATCCCCCAAGCGGGTATTTATAAAGCCGCATGTCAGTTATGATCTGGTAATATACGGTGCCACTCGTAAGAGGGGATTCGTAAAGGACAATATACCGAGTCTGGTTCCCGGTTCGTTTGGTATTGCAGGTCTCAACTTTGCTCCAATGTATAACTTCAACAACTATTTTCGGGCGGGCCTTTCTGTGGATGCGCAGTATGACGAGAGTGCCAATATCAAAGATTATAAATTGGAAGGAAGTTATTCGGGCGATTTAAAGTTTCATCGTCCTCCTTTTCGTGAGCAATTTGCAGTGGGGTTGTCCCTCCGTGCAGAACTGGTAATGCCCATTTTCTCAATCAATGCCGGGCTAGGACGGAATCTGGTATGCCATGGAGATGATACGCAGGGATTCTACCAGATTCTAGCTCTCAAAACTTATGTCACACGCCACTTGTTCCTGCACGTTGGATACCAGTTGAGCAAGTTTAAGGATCCCAACAATCTGATGCTGGGGCTTGGATATCGGTTCCATGACAAAAGATGA
- a CDS encoding FimB/Mfa2 family fimbrial subunit, with protein sequence MRSFLLHIICIVALFSSCDWVNDDLSDCPTGTWLKISYTYNILNVDAASTQVGDITILAFDKNDKYVDRLDVDSITLHQGYCMVRLPFPEETYHLLIWGGISGYQYQLPNLKAGQTERKSLNISLACDNKNQFNRKLNALFHSSLENITISEEYQVITAGLVKNTNYFSCILQDENNLPLRQEDFAFTLESTNGVIDYTNTPVGTTPTCYLPYRQELSLTSEQIPIIHARLNTLRIMKGDDTTLSIKHTPSGKTILHLPLTQYLLLSKNYPNNIGDISDQEYLDREDSYTLMFFIQSSDTGIPRIPTMKVNDWIIRLNDSELGS encoded by the coding sequence ATGCGTTCATTTCTACTACATATTATCTGCATTGTCGCGTTGTTCTCGTCCTGTGATTGGGTGAATGACGATTTATCAGACTGTCCTACAGGAACTTGGTTAAAGATATCATATACCTATAATATCCTGAACGTGGACGCTGCATCTACGCAGGTAGGCGACATTACCATTCTTGCCTTCGACAAGAATGACAAGTATGTGGATCGATTGGACGTAGACAGTATAACATTACATCAAGGCTACTGCATGGTAAGACTACCGTTTCCCGAAGAAACTTATCACCTGCTTATATGGGGAGGGATATCCGGCTACCAGTATCAGCTCCCGAATCTCAAGGCTGGACAAACTGAACGGAAATCTCTGAATATATCGCTGGCATGTGACAATAAGAATCAGTTTAACAGGAAACTGAATGCACTCTTTCACAGTAGCCTTGAAAATATTACTATCAGTGAAGAATATCAGGTCATCACTGCCGGACTAGTGAAAAATACGAATTACTTCTCGTGTATCCTACAGGATGAGAACAATCTTCCTCTACGACAAGAGGACTTCGCTTTCACCCTAGAATCCACCAACGGTGTAATAGACTATACAAATACTCCTGTCGGCACAACTCCGACCTGTTATCTTCCATATCGACAGGAACTGTCTCTGACTTCCGAACAAATCCCCATCATTCACGCCAGATTAAATACACTGCGCATCATGAAGGGAGACGACACAACATTATCAATAAAACATACACCAAGCGGGAAAACTATTCTGCACCTACCACTCACCCAATATTTATTGTTATCAAAAAATTATCCTAATAACATAGGTGACATAAGTGATCAAGAATATCTTGACCGAGAAGATTCTTACACACTCATGTTCTTTATACAATCATCGGACACGGGGATTCCGAGGATTCCAACAATGAAAGTAAACGACTGGATTATACGTCTGAATGATTCTGAACTAGGATCATAG
- a CDS encoding Mfa1 family fimbria major subunit (Members of this family are fimbrial shaft proteins (major subunit proteins), found in the Bacteriodetes. The family is named for Mfa1 from Porphyromonas gingivalis, and is related to but distinct from the family of FimA from the species.) has protein sequence MKRFTQLMSLLFMAAVTQYSCINDADVAFSDESHTDSNGNLALFFEIPNENHTRSAESSGVTETGSKDEYAVKSLTVYLFDSTTKSLKDQQELKNIRQVKGEGRNIQYTADRITVNPGTYNIFAIANGKAINKEITMQDDFLNAVDEVTYSTGKIPNVPTEGFVMTNRGAANLNIEIRKPTDSDKITNVSISLERAVAKIELTQKQETFPLKDPNGEVYCTIKLNTFRMLNLATKFYTFRHTATLNSFQEPASYTEENFGDIPDVNGYLIDPYFFKKTVEGAKDFTNADGFFAQALVDTDINDNNWAGMAPANSWSYIYCLENCMFVDAQLNAYSTGVMFKANMDIATNRVFDENGTNINNPSNWPTKMFYFNYNFYISVDAIRKQVLNNLPSDVTDDSDTETLAKYSIKRFQKTENYSCYYNYWIKHEDNYESTEMGVMEFGIVRNNIYRLSISKVAGLGSGDPYIEPEQPDEYKAELDININVFPWAVRNQDVELE, from the coding sequence ATGAAAAGATTCACACAACTAATGTCACTGTTGTTTATGGCAGCAGTCACACAGTACAGTTGCATCAATGATGCAGATGTAGCTTTTTCCGATGAGAGCCACACGGATTCAAACGGCAATCTTGCCCTATTCTTTGAAATCCCCAATGAAAACCACACTCGCAGCGCCGAATCATCAGGCGTGACAGAGACTGGCTCAAAGGATGAATATGCAGTAAAAAGTCTGACAGTCTATCTGTTCGATTCGACTACTAAAAGTCTGAAAGACCAACAAGAACTGAAGAACATCAGACAGGTCAAAGGAGAAGGGAGAAATATACAGTATACCGCTGACAGAATTACCGTAAATCCGGGTACATACAATATCTTTGCCATTGCCAACGGGAAAGCAATCAACAAAGAAATCACCATGCAAGACGATTTCTTAAATGCTGTCGATGAAGTAACGTACAGTACAGGAAAGATTCCAAATGTACCCACAGAGGGCTTTGTTATGACAAACCGTGGTGCAGCCAACCTGAACATAGAGATAAGAAAGCCTACTGATTCGGACAAGATAACCAATGTATCTATCAGTCTTGAGCGTGCCGTTGCCAAAATCGAACTAACTCAAAAACAAGAGACTTTTCCCCTGAAAGATCCCAACGGAGAGGTGTATTGTACCATAAAACTCAACACATTCAGAATGTTGAATCTGGCAACTAAATTCTACACATTCCGCCACACAGCCACATTGAATAGCTTTCAGGAGCCGGCTTCGTATACGGAAGAAAACTTTGGTGACATTCCCGATGTCAACGGTTATCTAATCGATCCTTATTTCTTCAAGAAAACAGTGGAAGGTGCCAAAGATTTCACAAATGCCGACGGTTTCTTCGCACAAGCATTAGTAGATACTGACATCAACGACAATAACTGGGCAGGTATGGCACCAGCCAATAGCTGGTCATACATTTACTGTCTGGAGAACTGTATGTTCGTTGATGCACAATTGAATGCATACAGTACCGGAGTAATGTTCAAAGCCAACATGGACATCGCCACTAACCGCGTTTTCGACGAAAATGGTACCAATATAAACAATCCGTCCAACTGGCCTACCAAGATGTTCTATTTCAATTATAACTTCTACATCAGTGTAGATGCAATACGTAAACAGGTTCTGAATAACTTACCGTCAGATGTCACAGACGATTCGGACACAGAGACTCTTGCCAAATACAGTATCAAACGTTTCCAGAAAACAGAAAACTACTCATGTTACTACAACTACTGGATCAAGCACGAGGATAATTATGAATCTACAGAAATGGGTGTAATGGAATTCGGTATTGTTCGTAATAATATATATCGTCTGTCTATCAGTAAAGTGGCAGGACTCGGTAGTGGAGATCCTTACATTGAGCCGGAACAACCGGACGAATATAAGGCCGAACTGGACATCAATATCAATGTTTTTCCATGGGCCGTACGTAATCAAGATGTAGAACTTGAATAA
- a CDS encoding DUF3868 domain-containing protein, whose product MKTGGSFIITIILSLSIQAQTVVTKETGTIRTTSSSLYKAGKELVVSISIDITRDLSSNESMVLVPIVCDTLEHRLELPPIYINSRKQHIVFLRETSKKEKSAQALQRKNGNKQTMHYLQSVPFEQWMNQATLSLIEKSCGCGIPDAEDFICIARLHPRPTFVPQLAFLTPQVETSKIRTEKGSAFIDFPVNVTAIHKEFSNNVIELNKIIETINTVKNDSNVSITRISIHGYASPDGPLQLNERLARERTRTLKEYVSQLYPFDGKYIHTTYTPEDWEGFEALLSDTTFQDKEAIMKIVTSNMHPDRKEEIIRMRFPAFYRFVLKHWFVILRHSDYTVEYHVRPFTIEESQVVFDTNPKNLSLEEMFRLALTYTPGSATYNKIFMTAVQLFPDNPTANLNAACIALIQKDTKTAAVFLEKAPPLPETTLAKGVLCFLQGNYKEAEALFRQSKDAGLLQADDNLKQILEVE is encoded by the coding sequence ATGAAAACAGGAGGTTCTTTTATTATTACGATTATTCTATCCCTTTCGATACAGGCTCAAACGGTTGTAACGAAAGAGACAGGAACTATTCGTACAACTTCCTCCAGTTTGTATAAGGCGGGGAAAGAACTGGTGGTTTCTATTTCAATAGATATCACACGGGATCTCTCGTCCAATGAATCAATGGTACTGGTTCCTATTGTCTGCGATACTTTGGAACATCGGTTGGAACTGCCTCCGATTTATATCAACAGCCGGAAACAACATATTGTTTTCCTACGGGAGACAAGTAAAAAAGAAAAGTCTGCCCAAGCATTACAAAGGAAAAACGGGAATAAGCAGACGATGCATTATTTGCAATCCGTTCCATTCGAGCAATGGATGAATCAGGCTACCCTCTCGCTAATAGAGAAGAGTTGCGGCTGTGGCATTCCCGACGCGGAAGATTTCATCTGCATTGCCCGTTTACATCCACGGCCTACATTCGTTCCGCAACTTGCCTTCCTGACCCCACAAGTTGAAACATCAAAGATCAGAACGGAAAAAGGTTCCGCATTCATTGATTTTCCGGTCAATGTAACTGCTATTCATAAAGAATTCAGCAATAACGTAATAGAACTGAATAAGATCATTGAAACAATCAACACTGTAAAAAACGACAGCAATGTAAGCATCACACGCATCAGCATTCATGGATATGCATCACCCGACGGTCCGCTTCAACTAAACGAGCGACTGGCTCGCGAACGTACCCGGACCTTGAAGGAATATGTATCCCAACTATATCCATTCGACGGCAAATACATACATACGACCTATACACCTGAAGACTGGGAGGGTTTTGAGGCACTTCTTAGCGACACAACTTTTCAAGACAAAGAAGCTATCATGAAAATTGTGACAAGCAATATGCATCCCGACCGTAAAGAAGAAATAATAAGAATGAGGTTTCCGGCATTCTACCGTTTTGTATTGAAACACTGGTTTGTCATACTGAGACATTCCGACTATACCGTCGAGTACCACGTACGTCCGTTTACAATAGAAGAATCACAAGTAGTATTCGATACAAATCCTAAAAATCTCAGTTTGGAAGAGATGTTTCGTCTCGCACTCACATATACACCAGGAAGTGCAACTTACAACAAGATTTTTATGACTGCCGTACAATTGTTTCCGGACAATCCTACGGCCAATCTGAATGCTGCCTGTATAGCATTGATACAAAAAGACACAAAAACCGCAGCCGTCTTTCTCGAAAAAGCTCCGCCATTACCGGAAACGACGCTGGCCAAAGGTGTCTTATGTTTCCTGCAAGGCAACTATAAAGAAGCAGAGGCACTATTCCGGCAGTCGAAAGACGCAGGACTGTTACAAGCCGACGATAACTTAAAACAGATTTTAGAAGTAGAATAA
- a CDS encoding DUF3575 domain-containing protein, whose protein sequence is MRYFITLLILFSCLDGYSQKVAVRLNALPATDGAFGAGVSYGIGNKSTVELAGSLRPWKRSEMYVNRYWLIQPEYKYWTCQKFNGFFWGGYLNGAQFNVGGKKLPFGIFADLKKYRYEGWLIGGGISCGYHWMLNDHWNVETSLGVGYDFIRYKQYNCVRKCAGLRNKGQYHYIGPSKASVSLVYLF, encoded by the coding sequence ATGAGATATTTCATAACCCTACTCATATTATTTAGTTGTCTTGACGGCTATTCACAGAAAGTAGCCGTCAGGCTCAATGCGCTTCCGGCAACAGACGGAGCCTTCGGAGCCGGAGTCTCTTATGGGATAGGGAATAAAAGCACTGTCGAATTGGCCGGAAGCTTACGGCCATGGAAGCGAAGCGAAATGTACGTGAACCGTTACTGGTTGATACAACCTGAATATAAATACTGGACTTGCCAAAAGTTCAACGGATTTTTCTGGGGAGGGTATCTCAATGGAGCGCAATTCAACGTCGGAGGGAAAAAACTACCTTTCGGCATATTCGCTGACCTCAAGAAATATCGGTACGAGGGCTGGCTCATCGGGGGTGGCATCAGTTGCGGATACCACTGGATGCTAAATGATCACTGGAACGTAGAAACGAGTCTCGGAGTTGGATATGATTTCATCCGTTACAAGCAGTATAATTGTGTCAGGAAATGTGCAGGACTACGCAATAAAGGACAGTATCATTATATAGGGCCCAGCAAAGCCTCTGTAAGCTTAGTTTATCTATTTTAA
- a CDS encoding DUF3868 domain-containing protein, producing the protein MKTKTFILLSLLICNLLPAQNVKLDIKPHFLGVRADSLFVSMDISVEIEDMNPKNAVILTPILTGQDRKILLPAIQLNGKQKQKLYVRNQILRKKKNSKESNTAYLVTGIDDENSRTIAYQTSLPAEQWMNDAALYLRRTIVRPESEQTLKDTLILAPQYAVLPPNVTATDIPAQEISATTMSTNSMPSISPTPVNKKLKYKGSYISPASDDVDIRNQKELNFNLEEAKIMADINPQMLSLRELYTVALSYADNKTKFYQIINISVKLYPVHPVANLNAAAAAIEQGDTKSASKFLSMALHEGLAYKSCRGVYELMTGNTYEGIRILKAAKAEGSEEAAYNLNVFFENNKRP; encoded by the coding sequence ATGAAAACGAAAACATTCATCCTGCTCAGCTTATTGATATGCAATCTGCTTCCGGCCCAAAACGTCAAGCTGGATATCAAACCCCACTTCCTCGGAGTACGGGCAGACTCATTATTCGTATCAATGGACATATCAGTAGAAATAGAGGACATGAACCCGAAAAACGCCGTCATACTGACCCCCATTCTAACCGGGCAAGACCGGAAAATATTATTACCGGCCATACAACTGAACGGTAAACAGAAACAAAAATTATATGTACGCAACCAGATACTACGTAAAAAGAAAAACAGTAAGGAAAGCAATACAGCATACCTTGTGACAGGCATTGATGATGAAAATTCGCGTACCATAGCCTATCAAACCTCACTACCGGCAGAGCAGTGGATGAATGATGCCGCGCTCTATCTGAGAAGAACGATTGTCAGACCGGAAAGCGAACAGACTCTAAAAGATACATTAATTCTCGCACCACAATATGCAGTGCTTCCACCCAATGTAACGGCAACCGATATACCGGCTCAGGAAATATCTGCCACGACGATGTCCACCAATAGTATGCCCTCCATTTCGCCTACTCCGGTTAATAAAAAACTGAAGTATAAAGGTTCATATATTTCTCCGGCTTCGGACGACGTAGATATCCGCAATCAAAAAGAACTGAACTTCAATCTTGAAGAGGCCAAAATTATGGCTGATATCAATCCGCAGATGTTATCGCTCCGTGAATTATATACGGTAGCATTGTCATACGCGGACAATAAAACGAAATTCTATCAGATTATCAATATCAGTGTCAAGCTGTATCCCGTACATCCCGTTGCCAACCTTAATGCCGCTGCCGCCGCCATTGAACAGGGAGATACGAAATCGGCAAGCAAATTCCTTTCAATGGCACTACACGAGGGACTGGCCTATAAAAGTTGCCGGGGAGTATATGAATTGATGACCGGAAACACGTATGAAGGTATCCGTATATTGAAAGCAGCCAAAGCTGAAGGTTCTGAAGAAGCCGCATATAATCTGAATGTTTTTTTTGAGAACAATAAACGTCCTTAA
- a CDS encoding DUF3575 domain-containing protein, with amino-acid sequence MTHKPKINKYLWLSAGKSWRFTTSTRHKLVVLFVFALCILPANLCGQSLAIKSNLLYDLTTSLNLGGEIRCDDTHTFSLSVNYNPWNFSGNKKMKHFLVQPEYRKWLNEAFTGGFIGLQVHYALYNFGGMLPWGFGNGKMLGIENRQIANNRYQGNLAGFGISYGYQWMISPQWNMEAGISLGYAHLNYKRYGQPAGAPLIEKSNCNYWGLTQIGISVVYFIQ; translated from the coding sequence ATGACACACAAGCCTAAAATCAATAAATATCTGTGGCTATCTGCCGGCAAAAGTTGGAGATTTACGACAAGCACAAGACATAAGCTGGTCGTCCTTTTTGTCTTTGCTTTATGCATCCTGCCCGCAAACCTCTGCGGACAAAGTTTGGCCATCAAAAGCAATCTGCTTTATGACCTTACTACCTCACTCAATTTAGGAGGAGAAATCCGTTGTGACGATACACACACTTTCAGCCTTTCTGTCAATTACAACCCATGGAATTTCAGTGGAAACAAAAAGATGAAGCATTTCCTCGTGCAACCGGAATACCGCAAATGGCTGAACGAGGCATTTACAGGAGGTTTTATCGGCTTACAAGTTCACTACGCCTTATACAATTTTGGGGGAATGCTCCCTTGGGGATTCGGAAATGGGAAAATGCTGGGCATAGAAAACCGACAAATTGCCAACAACCGTTATCAAGGCAATCTGGCAGGATTCGGGATTTCCTACGGCTATCAATGGATGATTAGCCCGCAATGGAATATGGAAGCAGGAATATCGCTGGGATATGCCCATCTCAACTATAAACGATACGGACAACCCGCAGGTGCCCCCCTGATAGAAAAATCAAACTGTAACTATTGGGGGCTTACACAAATAGGGATATCAGTCGTGTATTTCATCCAATAA
- a CDS encoding tyrosine-type DNA invertase cluster 3b codes for MKQKGNKKGFTGCAQAYIRKLQEEGRFSTAHVYKNAVLSFTKFCTTPNIAFGQITRDNLRRYGQYLYEHGLKPNTVSTYMRMLRSIYNRGVEAGIARFIPRLFRDVYTGVDVRQKKALPAGELHTLLYKPPHSEHLKQTQAIARLMFQFCGMPFADFAHLEKSALEHGILRYNRIKTGTPMSLEILDVSKQEMNKLRNNNSPKENYPDYLFNIMKGDKQRKDEAIYKEYQSALRRFNNQLKSLSRELRLKSTVTSYTLRHSWATNAKYQGISIEMISESLGHKSIRTTQTYLKGFGLKERTEANKLNCSYIESYKASNY; via the coding sequence ATGAAACAAAAAGGTAATAAAAAAGGGTTTACCGGATGTGCCCAAGCCTATATCCGGAAGTTACAAGAAGAAGGCCGCTTTTCGACAGCGCACGTATATAAAAACGCGGTTCTTTCATTCACCAAATTTTGCACTACTCCCAACATTGCATTCGGACAGATCACCCGCGATAATCTGAGACGATACGGACAGTATCTCTATGAACACGGTCTAAAGCCGAACACCGTATCGACGTATATGCGTATGTTACGCAGTATATATAATCGTGGCGTAGAAGCAGGTATTGCCCGCTTCATTCCCCGGCTGTTCCGGGATGTGTACACAGGTGTAGATGTACGCCAAAAGAAAGCACTACCTGCCGGCGAATTGCATACGCTTCTCTATAAGCCTCCTCACTCCGAGCACCTGAAGCAGACACAAGCCATCGCACGGCTGATGTTTCAATTTTGCGGCATGCCATTCGCAGACTTCGCACATTTAGAGAAATCGGCATTAGAACATGGGATCCTCAGGTACAACCGCATAAAAACGGGTACGCCCATGAGCCTCGAAATTCTGGATGTATCAAAGCAAGAAATGAATAAGTTACGCAATAACAACTCACCGAAAGAAAATTATCCGGACTATCTATTTAATATAATGAAAGGTGACAAACAACGGAAAGATGAAGCTATTTATAAGGAATACCAGTCTGCACTCCGCCGGTTCAATAATCAACTGAAAAGCCTGTCAAGAGAATTACGCCTAAAATCAACCGTCACTTCATATACTCTACGACATTCCTGGGCAACAAACGCAAAATATCAAGGAATCTCCATTGAGATGATTAGCGAATCACTAGGACACAAATCCATAAGGACCACGCAGACTTATTTGAAGGGGTTCGGATTAAAAGAAAGGACAGAGGCCAACAAATTGAATTGTTCTTACATCGAATCTTATAAAGCAAGTAATTATTAA
- a CDS encoding GatB/YqeY domain-containing protein has protein sequence MDLFDQVSEDIKNAMKAKDKVALETLRNIKKFFLEAKTAPGANDTLTDDAALKIIQKLVKQGKDSAEIYIGQGRQDLADTELAQVAVMEKFLPKQMTAEELEAALKEIIAETGATSGKDMGKVMGVASKKLAGLAEGRAISAKVKELLG, from the coding sequence ATGGATTTATTTGATCAGGTCAGCGAAGACATTAAAAACGCAATGAAGGCGAAAGACAAAGTAGCCCTCGAAACTTTGAGAAATATAAAGAAGTTCTTTTTGGAAGCAAAAACCGCTCCGGGTGCCAACGATACATTGACGGACGATGCAGCTCTGAAAATCATCCAGAAACTAGTGAAACAAGGAAAAGACTCTGCCGAAATTTATATAGGACAAGGACGTCAAGACCTTGCAGATACAGAATTGGCACAAGTCGCTGTAATGGAAAAGTTCCTTCCGAAACAAATGACCGCTGAAGAGCTGGAAGCTGCACTGAAGGAAATTATTGCCGAGACAGGTGCTACCAGTGGAAAAGACATGGGCAAAGTTATGGGAGTTGCCTCCAAAAAATTGGCAGGACTTGCGGAAGGACGTGCTATTTCTGCCAAAGTAAAAGAGCTTTTGGGATAA